The genomic interval AACATCCCTTGGAACAAGTTTAAATTTGCGATACCAGTAATCAGTGCCTTTTATGCGCAGATTGTATCTGTTTCCGTCCACTGTTTTCGATCTCGTCCAACACAAATTGGTATCCGATTATTATCTTTCCGTATAAAACGAGACAATTAATCGACATTCGAACGATTTAACGGTTTTTGCAGAGCTTCTCAATATGGAACGCGTTCATTCCAAATCTTCTCAATCTTCCCTCGGCCATTTTAAAAAGATGGCCGAGGGAAGATTGTGAGATCGACGCGTTCGCTACCACTTTTTTTGGATGAACTGCTCAGATGAGGTGTTTATTTTTCTAGTTAACGATAAAGGCGTTGTCGAGAACCAGAACTTTGTTTGTACAAAAGTTTTAAGCTTTAACACAATTGGTCGTAGTCTAAAAGTGTTTATTTTCGAAAGACTGGTAACTAAGTAACATTCATATTCTTGCATTGgaatttttacattatacaaaaatactatctatgcatatatgtacatacatatgcagatatACGATGATTGAATCATTTAACTTTGCTATCGCTCATAAGTCTTAAGTATGTATCATTGATGTAATAAAACCAATAATtgttaataatgtaataatgcattttttccattattatttAAAGCCTTAGCAACggtcatataaaattaataattttcgaaaaattcactatataataaaattgttggCCTTAGCCTTCTTTATACCGCAGCCTGCTTGATTGGATCACTTCAAGTTTTCATCATTggatttttgaaaaatactgaAATCGTGCTCTGTACATAGTTCAATCCAGGTgctttgtaataatattttataaaaaaagataaaagtatcattgatcattttatttataatcataaaacatttaacaatacgtatatgtataaacatatatatgcatacatacatatgtgcatgtagAAGATGAATTTtaacataaacaaataaatttatttatataagcaTTTGTGTTTTGAGAAAAGGttcgatttattatttaataatggaATTAGCAAGTGGCGAGGTATGTTTGTCGTACGTGCCTTTTTTGGGGTGCTATGTTTGTTTCTTCACTTGACTGCTTCTTTTATGGCAGCCATCTTTAGAGCATATTTATTTTCTCACCAAGAAGGTGGAAGATTCTTTGTTTATatcttatatacacatatacaatatattttttaatgaataaatgCTAATAATCATCCCTTACCCTCACCCAAAACTATTCAGACAAATGGCTAGTCATGTTcgccaaaaaaatataataaagttgaGATCCACGATAAGGGCGCGCGCGCAGATCCTAAAAATGGTCATCGAAGGGTCTCCGTGGAAAAGCCTAGTCTACAATTAGCCCGCATTTTTAGTCGGCAACCTTCTCAAAGGGCCTCCAAGATTCGATAAAAGGATGGGCGTGCCGTCCTATTCCGAGCTTTTAAGCTCGCCATTTATTTTCGAACGGTTTTGTGTGAAAATGATGTGAACGGTCGTTACAAATGACCGCTGCTTTAAATCGACACAGATTGCTGTATCATTATTTAGGAATCTCCCTCGGTAGATCTATACATGAAGAAACTTTCATAgaccaatattttaatatacgcaatcaaataattcataataatatctCCATATTCTTATTTTTCAGGTAATCATAGACTGctttacaaacatatatgtatatgcttattTTACAGAATGCAGATTATTGGTATAGAATCAACGAATGTGAGATTTTCTCAAGATTTAAACTGCAATTAATATGTCTGCTGGCtccatcatataatataatacatatttcattcagATAATCCCATTACGAAAGGACATATTTATGTAACTCTCCCCTACACGTATTAAGTGCACATGTGTGTAAGATATTTCATATCCGTTATAATTCcagtgatttattattataaccaCGTTTCAAATGGCGACGATTGGTTCACATTAAATAATACTATCATACAATATGCGTACTAGATTTAATGTATGCTGTTAAATTacgtatagatatgtatgtaaatttatttattacattttagttTCTCTACATTAAATGTTTGTCCTCTTGGACAATCTTCTACCGTCTTCACAAATGCACCCCAAGGACCTGATGGGAGACACCTATAGTAGCGAGTATTATCATTTTCATGTGGTATGTTACCTTCTTTGACACATTTCGCCTCGCAATTAAGCGATGAACCTAATTGTTGGCCTTCTAAACAAGCCACATAGGTAccatcaataattttattgttatagcAAAAAATTCCCAGGGATGGAGCATTGGAATATGTTGAATAATCTCGACCTGCACAGTTGAAATATCCACAAGTGCCCCACCGTTTGCAAGTTTGGGACTCCATATCAAAAGGAAAATTGATTGGACAGGAGTAAGCATTCGTTGCACCTAACTCACTATCGCAGTAATAGTAAATGTAGCAATTTTTTGCATCTACGGATAAAACATATCACGGTTTATAAGTACTTTAAATAGATTGCTTAAAGTAGATATCACAAATTTACAAGTATACCTGGAAAATACATATCGCCTCTGCCGGTAGGGCAAACGTTTCCAAGATTCTCTACCGAACAGCTTGGACTTTTGGTTTCCACGCAATCTCCATTATCGCAGTAGGGTAGGCGCGAAGGGCATGGAAATTTGGCACCTGATGTGCAAAAAAGTTTGGTGTTACAATCGGCGCATTGAATTGCAGGAGTCGATGTATTGCACTTAGAAATTTGATCACGACTAAAGTCAAAATCAATTGAATAGTCGGTTATTGTAATTTCACTTCCTTGGATACTGTCCCCAATTTCATTTGTGTTTCCAGTACACATAGATATCATCTGCGAAATTGAACCACatcttaatttatattcatactgAATAAAACTCTAAGAATAACCACAAAATAAAGAAATCAAAGTGGGTATTGTATTTGGATACTTACAAAGTATATCGTTGTCCAAAAGATGAGTTTCACAAACATGATGTAAATGAGAAATCAGTGACTGAATAACAGAGAATGACTTAAATTTGCTCAATTGTTCTCACATATATAGTGGTGATGACTTTTCAAAAATTGTAtgtgtaaacatatgtatgtacatatgtacctttattGCAGGCATATTATTATCAAGATAATATATGAAAGTAAATAAGCAATGCAATATGAAACACAATATTTGATCATGCGATTTAAACTTTTATTAACAGAGTTTTATTTTTCatgatcatatatttttttaatattttctatttatagaaaatattaaaaaaatcgataaatatttattaaaatcattttagcTGCATTAAATAATCGTAAAGCAGATCAATACAccatatgttttaatatttcaaatcaatcCAAAGAAgatttatcttatttattattgtattggaTAGAAGTGACAACGGcttataccgggttgacacgatatATGTAAGTGCACTCTGACCGAGATCCCTAATTTGGTCACTCGGACATTACTCGCAAGGTGGCAATGTCCGAGTAACAACTAATAAGAGTAATAagcagagatcggcggacaagttttttttttgccacaaaaaatgtttcactattgtcaattactattgtcctacaaagtaagagagtaaaaaaaaagattgacaatagtgaaccattttttgtcggcaaaagaaaattttccaccgATATCTGCTAATAACTAAagcgcggatagagaccgtgctttttcccggaatcggggcggtttggctctatttacaaagctagagtcaaaaaaaaaaaaggttcggcgaacctttaacaatgcatttacaacaattgaacaatgaacggcgcgctgtATTCGCTCTTTACAGTAATAACTTATCGTTATTAGTAataactaaagggcggatagggggcgtgctttttccaggaatcgggcgttttgggtctttttacaaagctagagtccaaaaaaaaggttcggtgaacctttaacaaatcacggacaacaattaacaatgaacaatgaacaattaacaatgctTCCGTTCCGCTCACTACTAATAACTAATAACTTAttactaataactagaggtcacaataataataataataactaataataataataataataactagtcacagtgctatccattgttgtaaatccttcgtAAAAAAAGTtctgcaaacctttaacaatgcatttacaacctttgaacaatacgcggcactttctgggtccggtgactactaataacAGTAATAACAATAAGGGTCCTTaagtttatctatgtacatatgtatgtatgtacacatatatttctCCCAACCTCTTAATTGATCAATGATATATCTTTTACACTATCTGGTACTGTGGAAGAATttcaaatatctacatatgtatttgtaattataacaaatatgtatttcaaactAACTTTTTCCCGATCTTTTTGTACTCTAAttactattaatttattatatattgcatAGTACATAGAAgtggaaaatttatattaaagagcATGTATCATACACGTGCAtatgtgtgattattaaaaaaataaataaattatggtcGTGTCTTAATACTGTTTTCCATCAAGcaattattatgtttgtttttagtCATTTTGTGTTATGACTTATGATGACCATAATTTATTATGTCCAGTTTTTTCGAATTATGAGCTCTCATTTTCAAGTTCATGCACAAgacaatgaaatttatataagccgtataatatatcatattctTTAACAATTTCAATTGCGGTGTTTTGAAGTGACGAAGGCTCAACAATATATTGTTATCGTTGGAATGATAGATTTGCTTTTGCATGCATTGTATGTATAAGCTTTCTGCACTGGAGAACcttttatttggaaaataaataatcgcaatatgtatacatactttaaGGATTTTCGGTTTACCTACGGCTGAAGTCACCTCGGTAtactttaccattttttttaatcgttttGTTTGGCTCGTGTTTCTTACCTGTTGCATAAAATTACCGATCCGTTTCACTCAACAGGTAGATAACTTCCTACTGAAATCTATGGTAGTTGCCAAGATTTACAATACAACAAACCGTTATGTTTAAATTAACTTGAAAAGCGTACAAAGCCTTAAAAGGGGCAAACAAAAAATTTGGTACgggtaaacattttttttagtatgcCATTTCTATTGTTGTATCTTATACTATGTACTTTACACACAATTCAAGCATCGATATCTTTGCATTTTTGTACCCGTTTACGCTATGTATCTATatttggtatttttaaatatttgaattcaaaaaattgtttttcataAAGTATTGCGAATGTCAAACCGCGAATTCAATTAAGTTCAGAAAGTCCCAAGGGTGACCATTGTGCACGTAAAACTTTTTCCATAAAGCTTTATGCATTTGAACAATGGTCGATTCCCGGTGAAGTGAAAAAGGAAACCGCGGAATgccgatataataatataataaaaaaataaaaaaataaataaaataacaaaaaatttacTCCATAAAAGTATTTCTTGGGCGCGAGCGAAGCCATTGTGTTGTTACAAGACCAGAATGGTGCATATAGAATTTCAATCAGGGCTTTCACGTTcctcattaaaatataatatgttcactcaatacatacaatacacaaATATACAACCAAACACTGCGAATacgaacaaaaatatttaaccattaaatcgccacgcgtttgtagaaaccgattcgattattatattatatgtttttagtgccaacccttgacactacctattga from Arctopsyche grandis isolate Sample6627 chromosome 9, ASM5162203v2, whole genome shotgun sequence carries:
- the LOC143916639 gene encoding uncharacterized protein LOC143916639, translated to MFVKLIFWTTIYFMISMCTGNTNEIGDSIQGSEITITDYSIDFDFSRDQISKCNTSTPAIQCADCNTKLFCTSGAKFPCPSRLPYCDNGDCVETKSPSCSVENLGNVCPTGRGDMYFPDAKNCYIYYYCDSELGATNAYSCPINFPFDMESQTCKRWGTCGYFNCAGRDYSTYSNAPSLGIFCYNNKIIDGTYVACLEGQQLGSSLNCEAKCVKEGNIPHENDNTRYYRCLPSGPWGAFVKTVEDCPRGQTFNVEKLKCNK